Proteins from a genomic interval of Quercus lobata isolate SW786 chromosome 11, ValleyOak3.0 Primary Assembly, whole genome shotgun sequence:
- the LOC115968074 gene encoding monooxygenase 2-like isoform X2: MYFYVSLAFLLTICAIVKVFGLSSAIPPKTSLILSGDHEVRCVNRKLLLEALTKELPSGTIRFSSKVVSIEISGFYKLVHLADGTILKTKVLIGCDGVNSVVAKWLGFKAPTFTGRAAIRGCVNFKSNHGIEPKFFQFFGKAFRSGFLPYDDNGVYWFLTSNEDKEREDDPIIMKQFVLSKLGNEYVPDEIKAIVENTELDSIISSPLRYRHPWELLWGNISKENVCVAGDALHPMTPDIGQGGCAALEDGVVLARCLAGALLKEQSEETKGKGDREREEYKRIEMGLKKYAKERRWRSIELISTAYIVGFVQQGNGKVTTFFRDNILAAFLAGLLLKRADFDCGKLSFS; this comes from the exons atgtatttttatgtatCCCTAGCATTTCTCTTAACTATCTGTGCAATAGTAAAAGTTTTTGGGCTGTCAAGTGCAATCCCTCCCAAAACCTCACTTATTCTTAG TGGAGACCACGAAGTTCGTTGTGTGAATAGGAAGCTGTTGTTGGAAGCCCTTACAAAGGAGCTCCCAAGTGGCACCATTAGGTTCTCTTCCAAGGTGGTTTCTATAGAGATATCAGGCTTCTATAAGCTTGTGCATCTTGCTGATGGAACCATTCTCAAGACTAAG GTGTTGATTGGGTGTGATGGAGTGAACTCAGTGGTGGCAAAGTGGCTGGGCTTCAAGGCACCAACTTTTACAGGAAGAGCTGCTATTAGAGGTTGTGTAAATTTCAAGTCCAATCATGGGATTGAGCCTAAGTTCTTTCAATTCTTTGGGAAAGCATTCCGATCTGGTTTTCTTCCGTATGATGACAATGGCGTCTATTGGTTTTTGACATCCAATGAAG ataaagagagagaagatgacCCAATTATAATGAAGCAATTCGTCTTAAGCAAGTTAGGAAATGAATATGTACCTGATGAGATAAAGGCCATTGTTGAAAATACTGAACTGGATTCTATTATATCATCTCCATTAAGGTACAGACATCCCTGGGAGCTTCTTTGGGGAAACATAAGCAAAGAGAATGTATGTGTAGCTGGTGATGCACTCCACCCCATGACCCCAGACATTGGCCAAGGTGGTTGTGCTGCCTTAGAAGATGGTGTTGTTTTGGCCAGGTGTCTTGCTGGGGCTTTACTAAAAGAACAAAGTGAGGAAACAAAAGGGAAAggtgatagagaaagagaggaatatAAGAGGATTGAGATGGGGTTGAAGAAGTATGCCAAAGAGAGGAGATGGAGAAGCATTGAGCTCATAAGTACAGCTTATATTGTTGGTTTTGTACAGCAGGGTAATGGAAAAGTGACAACCTTCTTTAGAGACAATATATTGGCTGCATTTCTAGCTGGGTTACTGTTGAAGAGAGCCGATTTTGATTGTGGGAAGTTAAGCTTTTCTTGA
- the LOC115968074 gene encoding monooxygenase 2-like isoform X1 yields the protein MEEVQDIVIVGAGIAGLTTSLGLHRLGIQSLVLESSDSLRVTGFAFTTWTNAWKALDAIGIGDSLRQQHKQFYANFTTSTISGVQTAAMSFEAKGKHGDHEVRCVNRKLLLEALTKELPSGTIRFSSKVVSIEISGFYKLVHLADGTILKTKVLIGCDGVNSVVAKWLGFKAPTFTGRAAIRGCVNFKSNHGIEPKFFQFFGKAFRSGFLPYDDNGVYWFLTSNEDKEREDDPIIMKQFVLSKLGNEYVPDEIKAIVENTELDSIISSPLRYRHPWELLWGNISKENVCVAGDALHPMTPDIGQGGCAALEDGVVLARCLAGALLKEQSEETKGKGDREREEYKRIEMGLKKYAKERRWRSIELISTAYIVGFVQQGNGKVTTFFRDNILAAFLAGLLLKRADFDCGKLSFS from the exons ATGGAAGAAGTGCAAGACATTGTGATTGTGGGAGCTGGAATTGCTGGCCTTACAACATCTTTAGGACTTCATAG GTTGGGTATTCAAAGCTTAGTATTGGAATCCTCAGATAGTTTGAGGGTCACAGGATTTGCCTTTACAACATGGACAAATGCTTGGAAGGCCTTAGATGCTATTGGCATTGGTGACTCCCTCCGACAACAACATAAACAGTTTTATGC GAATTTCACTACCTCTACAATTTCAGGAGTTCAAACAGCAGCGATGTCATTTGAAGCCAAAGGAAAACA TGGAGACCACGAAGTTCGTTGTGTGAATAGGAAGCTGTTGTTGGAAGCCCTTACAAAGGAGCTCCCAAGTGGCACCATTAGGTTCTCTTCCAAGGTGGTTTCTATAGAGATATCAGGCTTCTATAAGCTTGTGCATCTTGCTGATGGAACCATTCTCAAGACTAAG GTGTTGATTGGGTGTGATGGAGTGAACTCAGTGGTGGCAAAGTGGCTGGGCTTCAAGGCACCAACTTTTACAGGAAGAGCTGCTATTAGAGGTTGTGTAAATTTCAAGTCCAATCATGGGATTGAGCCTAAGTTCTTTCAATTCTTTGGGAAAGCATTCCGATCTGGTTTTCTTCCGTATGATGACAATGGCGTCTATTGGTTTTTGACATCCAATGAAG ataaagagagagaagatgacCCAATTATAATGAAGCAATTCGTCTTAAGCAAGTTAGGAAATGAATATGTACCTGATGAGATAAAGGCCATTGTTGAAAATACTGAACTGGATTCTATTATATCATCTCCATTAAGGTACAGACATCCCTGGGAGCTTCTTTGGGGAAACATAAGCAAAGAGAATGTATGTGTAGCTGGTGATGCACTCCACCCCATGACCCCAGACATTGGCCAAGGTGGTTGTGCTGCCTTAGAAGATGGTGTTGTTTTGGCCAGGTGTCTTGCTGGGGCTTTACTAAAAGAACAAAGTGAGGAAACAAAAGGGAAAggtgatagagaaagagaggaatatAAGAGGATTGAGATGGGGTTGAAGAAGTATGCCAAAGAGAGGAGATGGAGAAGCATTGAGCTCATAAGTACAGCTTATATTGTTGGTTTTGTACAGCAGGGTAATGGAAAAGTGACAACCTTCTTTAGAGACAATATATTGGCTGCATTTCTAGCTGGGTTACTGTTGAAGAGAGCCGATTTTGATTGTGGGAAGTTAAGCTTTTCTTGA